One segment of Cydia amplana chromosome 16, ilCydAmpl1.1, whole genome shotgun sequence DNA contains the following:
- the LOC134655300 gene encoding spidroin-1-like, giving the protein MSRFTILFVIALAYEAFGEGVKKDTVATDSNAEQSGYYGSIASPGLIGGGLYGGQAIVAGAPALIGGGPAIVAGGPGLIGGAGLVGSGQALNNAAAVGAAQLSAIQNAQAVQAANIANAANAAIQGARVTEGAARAGQANAINNARALDAARIANLQRAQAAAYENARAVEAARSAAAGSAIEAGRAAEADRLANAARYQGLAIAQARAVEAARIANAARAQASAVAASAAQAQAVADAAARQAQAGALLLGAGGVGVVGVAPVAVGGLGLAGVPVAVGGSLGGLGGGLGAYGAGKWH; this is encoded by the exons ATGTCTCGTTTTACG ATTCTCTTTGTCATCGCTTTGGCGTATGAAGCTTTCGGAGAAG GTGTGAAGAAAGACACCGTCGCTACTGATTCCAATGCTGAGCAGTCTGGTTATTACGGTTCTATCGCCAGCCCCGGCCTGATCGGCGGCGGCCTCTACGGTGGCCAGGCCATCGTCGCCGGAGCCCCCGCGCTCATTGGTGGCGGCCCCGCCATCGTCGCCGGAGGCCCCGGCCTCATCGGCGGTGCTGGCCTCGTGGGCAGCGGCCAGGCCCTCAACAACGCCGCCGCCGTTGGCGCGGCTCAACTCAGCGCCATCCAGAACGCTCAGGCAGTCCAGGCCGCTAACATCGCGAACGCTGCCAACGCCGCTATCCAGGGAGCCCGTGTGACCGAAGGTGCCGCCCGTGCTGGACAAGCCAACGCTATCAACAACGCCAGGGCTTTGGATGCGGCGCGCATCGCCAACTTGCAGAGGGCTCAGGCTGCCGCATACGAGAACGCTAGGGCCGTAGAGGCCGCACGCAGTGCAGCTGCAGGAAGCGCTATTGAGGCCGGCCGCGCCGCGGAGGCTGACCGTCTTGCCAACGCCGCCCGCTACCAAGGTCTGGCTATCGCTCAGGCACGCGCCGTGGAAGCCGCTCGCATCGCCAACGCCGCCCGCGCGCAGGCGTCCGCCGTCGCCGCTAGCGCCGCTCAAGCTCAGGCTGTCGCTGACGCGGCCGCCAGACAGGCCCAGGCCGGAGCTCTGCTGCTCGGCGCTGGCGGCGTCGGTGTAGTAGGCGTAGCGCCGGTAGCGGTCGGCGGCCTCGGCCTCGCTGGTGTCCCAGTGGCTGTTGGAGGCTCTCTCGGCGGTCTCGGCGGCGGTCTAGGCGCCTACGGTGCTGGCAAATGGCACTAA